A window of Rufibacter sp. LB8 contains these coding sequences:
- a CDS encoding insulinase family protein: MKKYISIFFLTLATTLGSVAQTTKQSPPAAGPAPVIALGNYETFTLSNGLKVYVVENRNLPTVAMTLVLDRPPVLEGEKVGMTSAAGYLLRTGTTTRTKDQLDEEIDFIGASLNTTATGFSASGLKKHFPKLLELTSDVVLRPQFKQEELDKFKKQMTANVVSSKDDPAAMESNLQQALLFGKNHPYGEIISEKSIENIALTDVQSYYNSYFRPNIGYLAIVGDITAKDAKKLVKQYFDKWKKGTVPQATYPAPAKIPATQVAVVDRPNSVQSNIAVTYAVDLKPGSPDAIAATLMNNILGGSFARLDANLREKHAYTYGSNSSLSPDRLAGRFSAYASVRNAVTDSAFAQIIIEMDRLRKEPVPAEELKKVQNMMTGSFARSLENPLTVAMFAINTARFNLPKDYYANYLKNVAAVTPADIQRVAQQYLQPNNAYLTAVGNAREITDRLKIFNRNQPLAYYNAFGEKTEAPMASLPAGVTAQSVLANYLKALGGKENVEKVKDLTVKRTMNVPGAQLVVSQQSKGQDKMLMTVNNGGYEINRVQINGAKGQMVSGPQVKEIAGPELQDQKLENWAFGFLNYGQAGVKLALNQMEKIAGRDAYKLELVMPSGKKAFHYFDAQTGLKVREVAIEETGYGNASQTMDYKDYREVNGVKFPHQIDLHLGGQIISSNVTSVEINKNLPDDLFKIK, from the coding sequence ATGAAAAAATATATTTCGATTTTCTTTTTGACGCTGGCCACCACCCTTGGCAGCGTTGCGCAGACAACCAAACAGAGTCCGCCGGCGGCGGGGCCGGCGCCCGTTATTGCCTTGGGCAACTATGAAACCTTCACGCTGTCTAACGGCCTGAAAGTGTATGTGGTGGAAAACCGCAATTTGCCCACCGTGGCCATGACCTTGGTACTGGACCGCCCCCCCGTGCTGGAAGGCGAAAAAGTAGGCATGACCAGCGCCGCCGGGTATCTACTGCGCACTGGCACCACCACCCGCACCAAAGACCAACTAGACGAGGAGATTGACTTCATTGGCGCGTCTTTGAACACTACGGCTACCGGTTTTTCGGCGTCTGGTTTAAAGAAGCATTTCCCCAAGTTGTTGGAACTGACCTCAGACGTAGTGCTCCGGCCGCAGTTCAAGCAAGAGGAACTAGACAAGTTCAAGAAGCAGATGACCGCCAACGTGGTGTCTTCCAAAGATGACCCGGCGGCCATGGAAAGCAATCTGCAGCAGGCGCTGTTGTTCGGGAAAAACCATCCGTACGGCGAAATCATCTCGGAGAAAAGCATTGAGAACATCGCCCTAACTGATGTGCAGAGCTACTACAACTCCTATTTCAGACCGAATATTGGGTACCTGGCCATTGTAGGAGACATTACGGCCAAAGACGCCAAGAAACTGGTGAAACAATATTTTGACAAATGGAAGAAAGGCACCGTGCCCCAGGCCACCTACCCCGCGCCCGCCAAAATTCCCGCCACCCAGGTAGCCGTGGTAGACAGACCAAACTCAGTACAGTCTAACATTGCCGTGACCTACGCCGTGGACCTGAAACCCGGTAGCCCAGACGCCATTGCCGCCACTTTGATGAACAACATTCTGGGCGGTTCTTTCGCGCGCTTAGACGCTAACCTGCGCGAAAAACACGCTTATACGTACGGTTCCAATTCGTCTTTGAGCCCAGATAGATTGGCCGGCCGGTTCAGTGCTTACGCCAGCGTTAGAAATGCCGTGACAGACAGCGCCTTCGCGCAGATTATCATTGAGATGGACCGCCTGCGCAAAGAGCCCGTACCAGCAGAAGAGTTGAAGAAAGTACAGAACATGATGACTGGTTCGTTTGCGCGTTCTCTTGAGAATCCGCTCACGGTGGCCATGTTCGCCATCAATACCGCTCGGTTCAACCTGCCCAAAGACTATTACGCCAACTACCTCAAGAACGTGGCCGCTGTCACGCCCGCAGACATTCAGCGCGTGGCCCAACAGTATCTGCAGCCCAACAATGCCTACCTGACCGCCGTGGGCAACGCCCGTGAGATCACCGACAGGCTCAAGATTTTCAACAGAAATCAGCCTTTGGCCTACTACAATGCGTTCGGTGAAAAAACCGAAGCGCCCATGGCCTCGTTGCCGGCCGGCGTGACGGCGCAGAGCGTGTTGGCCAACTACCTGAAAGCCCTGGGCGGAAAAGAGAACGTGGAGAAAGTGAAAGACCTCACCGTGAAACGCACTATGAACGTGCCGGGCGCGCAACTGGTGGTGAGCCAGCAGAGCAAAGGCCAGGACAAAATGCTCATGACCGTGAACAACGGCGGCTATGAAATCAACCGCGTGCAGATCAACGGCGCCAAAGGCCAGATGGTGTCTGGCCCGCAGGTGAAAGAGATTGCCGGCCCGGAACTGCAAGACCAGAAGCTGGAAAATTGGGCCTTCGGGTTTCTCAACTACGGGCAGGCCGGCGTGAAACTGGCCCTGAACCAAATGGAAAAAATAGCCGGCCGCGATGCCTACAAGTTAGAACTGGTGATGCCCAGCGGCAAAAAGGCTTTCCATTATTTTGACGCCCAAACCGGCCTGAAAGTGCGCGAAGTGGCCATTGAAGAAACCGGCTACGGCAACGCTTCCCAGACCATGGACTATAAAGATTACCGCGAGGTGAACGGCGTGAAATTCCCGCACCAGATTGACCTGCACCTGGGCGGCCAGATTATTTCCTCCAACGTGACCAGCGTAGAGATCAACAAAAACCTGCCAGATGACCTGTTCAAGATAAAATAG
- a CDS encoding efflux RND transporter periplasmic adaptor subunit: MDREIPQAQLQKSQRRRWWQGGLAVVAVLLAVLAFRSVLKTSVPVSELRIGTVEVGAVEASITATGVVVPEKEEVITSPIQAKIERVLHTPGDQVTANEPLLQLDKQLSQTAFDKLRDEQQLKQNKTAEVRNSLQKNVNQLRSRYAVQEVRVKSLQAALADEQYLLSIGGGTQENVKKAELDLKVARLESEQLQRQIQDEKATANIGMKAVGFELEMQNRDINQLQRQLAQADIKATRAGVVTWVNEEVGATVNAGDPVARVADLSSFKIKATISDAYAEQVKPGGQITVRINNTDLRGEVANVQPKVENGIITFYVRLQEKNHQALRSNLRVEVFVLTDFKPNVLRVKNGPFFTGATEQAVFVVQGTKAVRRMLKTGASNLDFVELQGDIAAGEKIILSNTKEYVHLQELTLTQD, translated from the coding sequence ATGGACAGAGAAATACCCCAAGCCCAGCTACAGAAATCCCAGCGCCGCCGGTGGTGGCAGGGTGGGTTGGCCGTGGTAGCCGTGTTGCTGGCGGTGCTGGCGTTCCGGTCGGTGCTGAAGACCAGCGTGCCGGTGTCTGAGCTAAGAATAGGTACCGTGGAAGTGGGCGCCGTGGAGGCATCCATTACGGCCACGGGCGTAGTAGTGCCGGAGAAAGAGGAAGTCATCACCAGTCCTATTCAAGCCAAAATTGAGCGCGTGCTCCACACCCCCGGCGATCAAGTCACCGCCAACGAACCCTTGTTGCAATTAGACAAACAGCTTTCCCAAACGGCCTTTGATAAACTCCGCGACGAGCAGCAACTCAAGCAGAATAAAACCGCCGAGGTGCGGAATAGCCTCCAGAAAAATGTAAACCAACTGCGCTCCCGCTACGCCGTGCAGGAAGTACGTGTGAAAAGCCTGCAAGCCGCCCTGGCAGATGAACAGTATTTGCTTTCCATTGGCGGCGGCACCCAGGAAAACGTGAAGAAAGCCGAACTGGACCTGAAAGTAGCCCGCCTGGAATCGGAACAGCTGCAGCGCCAGATTCAAGACGAAAAAGCCACCGCCAACATAGGTATGAAAGCCGTGGGCTTTGAACTGGAAATGCAGAACCGCGACATCAACCAACTGCAACGTCAACTAGCCCAAGCCGACATCAAAGCGACCCGCGCCGGCGTGGTGACCTGGGTGAACGAAGAAGTAGGCGCCACCGTGAACGCCGGCGATCCCGTCGCCCGCGTAGCGGATTTAAGCAGCTTCAAAATAAAGGCCACCATCTCAGATGCCTACGCAGAACAAGTAAAGCCCGGCGGGCAAATAACAGTCCGCATCAACAACACAGATTTGCGCGGCGAAGTGGCCAACGTACAGCCCAAGGTAGAGAACGGCATCATTACGTTTTATGTGCGGCTGCAGGAGAAAAACCACCAGGCCTTACGGTCTAATTTACGGGTGGAAGTGTTCGTGCTCACTGATTTCAAACCCAACGTGCTGCGCGTGAAAAACGGTCCGTTCTTCACTGGGGCCACAGAACAGGCGGTTTTTGTGGTGCAAGGAACCAAAGCCGTGCGCAGAATGCTCAAGACCGGAGCCAGCAACCTGGACTTTGTGGAACTGCAGGGCGACATAGCCGCCGGGGAGAAAATCATCCTCTCCAACACTAAGGAATACGTGCACCTCCAGGAACTGACCCTCACCCAAGATTAA
- a CDS encoding ABC transporter ATP-binding protein codes for MIQLQDIEKVYRTKTIETVALHRVNLHVERGEFVSIMGPSGCGKSTLLNIMGLLDEPSSGQVIIDGQLVKNHSDRQLAKLRNEKIGFVFQSYHLINDLSVVDNVELPLLYRNVSGSERRKRALAALEKVGLSARTKHFPNQLSGGQRQRVAIARALAGNPEIILADEPTGNLDSVMGEEIMDILLRLNQEEGTTIVMVTHDEHMALKTNRLIRFFDGQQVADSHVLEAQI; via the coding sequence ATGATCCAGTTACAAGACATTGAAAAAGTCTACCGCACCAAGACCATTGAGACGGTAGCCCTCCACCGCGTGAATTTGCACGTGGAACGCGGCGAGTTTGTGTCCATCATGGGGCCTTCGGGCTGCGGGAAATCTACGCTGCTCAACATCATGGGCTTGCTGGATGAACCCAGTTCCGGTCAGGTGATCATTGACGGACAACTTGTGAAAAACCATTCAGACCGCCAGCTGGCCAAACTTCGGAATGAAAAGATTGGGTTTGTGTTCCAGAGTTACCATCTGATCAATGACCTGAGCGTGGTAGACAACGTGGAGTTGCCCTTGCTCTACCGCAACGTGTCGGGGAGTGAGCGGCGCAAGCGGGCGTTGGCAGCGCTGGAGAAAGTAGGCCTGAGCGCCCGCACCAAACATTTTCCCAATCAACTTTCGGGTGGGCAGCGGCAACGGGTGGCCATTGCCAGAGCGTTGGCCGGAAACCCCGAGATTATTCTAGCCGATGAACCTACCGGCAACCTGGACAGTGTGATGGGCGAGGAAATCATGGACATTCTGCTCCGTCTGAACCAAGAGGAAGGCACCACCATAGTGATGGTGACCCATGACGAGCACATGGCTCTCAAGACCAACCGCCTGATTAGGTTCTTTGACGGGCAGCAGGTGGCAGACTCACACGTGTTAGAAGCGCAGATTTAA
- a CDS encoding PAS domain-containing sensor histidine kinase translates to MTLRSKFILTATLLYAAMGFLAWQLLQYDKWLFIACEALILLSLVLTAKLYTAFVRPLNLMAAGIESIKDRDFSIKFLDTGQPEVDQLIAVYNQMMDELREERVVQTEKHFLLERLIEASPSGIILLDTHDRVAGVNPAAVTLLQASGKEVVGKPLTELPNHWGKSLSELPKDAQRVLRPNGIQTYRCRKIRFLDRGYHRYFILLEELTQELLEKERNAYEKLIRMMSHEINNSIGAVNSILQSFSYFSPQLNANTQPDFDEALQVCITRNQNLAGFMANFANVVRIPVPHKQETDLHALLHSIHRLMQPSFERNSVRWEWELTEQMPPVSLDVQQMEQVLINVVKNALEATEPHGWVKVKTNASPPQLLIQDNGKAITPEVQEKLFSPFFSTKANGQGIGLTMVREILMQHGFAFSLETGSDGVTTFQIQF, encoded by the coding sequence ATGACGCTGCGGAGTAAATTTATCTTGACAGCGACATTGCTGTACGCAGCCATGGGTTTTCTGGCCTGGCAACTGCTGCAATATGATAAATGGTTGTTTATTGCCTGCGAGGCCCTGATTTTGCTCAGCCTGGTGTTAACCGCCAAGCTCTACACCGCCTTCGTGCGCCCCTTGAATTTAATGGCCGCCGGCATAGAATCCATCAAAGACCGCGACTTTTCCATCAAGTTTCTGGACACCGGCCAGCCGGAAGTGGACCAATTGATTGCCGTCTACAACCAAATGATGGACGAGCTGCGCGAAGAGCGCGTGGTGCAAACCGAAAAACATTTCCTGCTGGAGCGCCTGATTGAAGCATCGCCGTCTGGCATTATTCTCCTGGACACCCATGACCGCGTGGCTGGCGTGAATCCTGCTGCCGTGACTTTGCTTCAGGCTTCGGGGAAAGAGGTAGTGGGCAAACCGCTCACTGAATTGCCCAATCACTGGGGAAAATCACTGTCAGAATTGCCCAAAGATGCGCAGCGCGTGCTTCGGCCCAATGGCATACAGACGTACCGCTGCCGTAAAATCAGGTTTTTGGATAGAGGCTACCACCGCTATTTTATCTTACTAGAGGAACTCACCCAGGAACTGCTGGAGAAAGAGCGCAATGCCTACGAAAAACTGATTCGCATGATGTCGCATGAGATCAACAATTCCATTGGCGCGGTCAACTCTATTTTGCAGTCCTTTTCCTATTTCTCACCGCAACTCAATGCCAACACCCAGCCAGACTTTGACGAAGCCCTGCAGGTCTGCATCACGCGCAACCAGAACCTGGCGGGCTTTATGGCCAATTTCGCGAATGTGGTGCGCATTCCGGTTCCGCATAAACAGGAAACAGATTTACACGCGCTGCTGCACAGCATTCATAGATTGATGCAGCCTAGCTTTGAACGAAACAGCGTGCGTTGGGAATGGGAATTGACTGAGCAGATGCCGCCTGTTTCTCTGGATGTGCAGCAAATGGAACAAGTCTTGATCAACGTAGTCAAAAATGCCCTGGAAGCCACGGAGCCCCACGGTTGGGTAAAAGTTAAAACCAACGCCTCACCGCCGCAACTATTAATTCAGGACAACGGGAAAGCCATTACCCCCGAAGTACAGGAAAAGCTGTTCTCTCCGTTTTTCAGCACCAAAGCCAACGGCCAGGGAATTGGCTTGACCATGGTGCGGGAGATTCTGATGCAGCACGGGTTTGCCTTCTCGCTTGAGACCGGTTCTGACGGCGTGACTACCTTTCAGATTCAATTTTAA
- a CDS encoding ABC transporter permease, with amino-acid sequence MLKNYIKIAWAVLQRRKFFTFISLFGISFTLMVLMVVTSLFDHVFGPQMPERETDRLLFVNMLKEETKEGYSSSGPPSYYFLDRYVKKLETPEKVSINSVFITVNSYVNNKKLALDLKHTDQTFWEILDFEFLEGRAISQQEVENSSHVAVINQHTRTQYFGAKEALGQPIEVNQVKYKVIGVVKDVSVLRLNSYADVWVPITLKRNEFKGPSLRGSFFAILQAKKGGSLTEMKEEYARMMTQVEPSNPKEKASLYSFPDTILETFARTLLGKGKDSNVAMFYSLISLAAFLFMLLPTINLVNINISRILERSSEIGVRKAFGASSWVIIGQFVVENVFLTLLGGVLGFLLAAGALALINDSGVIVYADLGLNLRVFAWGLLLCLVFGLISGVYPAFKMSRLHAVQALKGGSK; translated from the coding sequence ATGCTTAAGAATTACATAAAAATTGCCTGGGCGGTACTGCAACGCCGAAAGTTCTTCACCTTCATCAGTTTGTTTGGCATCAGTTTTACCTTGATGGTGCTCATGGTGGTGACCTCGTTGTTTGACCACGTGTTTGGTCCCCAGATGCCGGAGCGCGAAACCGACCGCCTGCTGTTTGTGAACATGCTCAAAGAGGAAACCAAGGAAGGTTATAGCAGCAGCGGCCCGCCCAGTTATTACTTTCTGGACCGCTACGTGAAAAAGCTGGAAACCCCCGAGAAAGTCTCCATCAACTCAGTATTCATAACGGTCAACAGCTACGTGAACAACAAGAAACTGGCCCTGGACCTCAAGCACACAGACCAGACGTTCTGGGAGATTCTGGATTTTGAATTTCTGGAAGGTAGGGCTATCAGTCAGCAGGAAGTGGAAAACTCCAGTCATGTGGCCGTGATCAACCAGCATACCCGCACCCAGTACTTCGGGGCGAAGGAGGCTTTGGGGCAACCCATTGAGGTGAACCAGGTGAAATACAAGGTAATAGGCGTGGTGAAAGACGTGTCTGTGCTGAGGCTCAACTCTTATGCAGATGTGTGGGTGCCCATTACTCTTAAGCGCAATGAATTCAAGGGGCCTAGCCTGCGAGGGTCTTTCTTCGCCATTCTGCAGGCTAAAAAAGGAGGAAGCCTCACGGAGATGAAAGAAGAATACGCCCGCATGATGACGCAGGTAGAGCCCTCCAACCCAAAAGAAAAAGCCAGCCTGTACTCTTTCCCAGACACTATTCTGGAAACCTTCGCGCGTACGTTATTGGGTAAGGGCAAAGATTCAAATGTGGCTATGTTTTACAGCCTGATTTCCCTGGCGGCGTTCTTGTTCATGCTCTTACCCACCATCAATCTGGTGAACATCAACATCAGCCGTATTCTGGAGCGCTCCTCAGAGATTGGGGTGAGAAAAGCGTTTGGGGCCTCGTCTTGGGTCATTATTGGCCAGTTTGTGGTGGAGAACGTATTCTTGACCTTGCTGGGCGGAGTGCTGGGTTTTCTGTTAGCGGCCGGCGCGCTGGCGCTCATCAATGACAGCGGTGTGATTGTGTACGCAGACCTGGGGCTCAACCTGCGGGTGTTTGCCTGGGGCTTGCTGCTGTGCCTGGTGTTCGGTTTGATTTCTGGGGTGTACCCCGCGTTTAAAATGTCACGTCTGCACGCGGTGCAGGCCTTGAAAGGAGGGTCCAAATAA
- a CDS encoding sigma-54 dependent transcriptional regulator, translated as MILIIDDDLAVRASLSLLLKQAGYTTAQADSPEEALAVVRRQVPQLVLLDMNFSINTTGEDGLQLLGQLKKAHPTLPVILITGWGSINLAVDGIKGGAADFITKPWSNDYLLQAVKTALDLAKTPVEKKLGKLSRPQLDTEYDFSMIVGEDPGLLQVLRNVGQISATDASVLIEGDSGTGKELIAEAIHKNSHRKKAPFVKVNLGGISGSLFESEMFGHRRGAFTDAKADRVGRFEMANKGTIFLDEIGELDMASQVKLLRVLQDRTYEVLGDSRSRSLDIRVICATNRNLQEMVHEGKFREDLYYRINLITVKLPALRERPQDIPLLVQHFVNNLKKTYHKQELQVSSKALKWLREQPLPGNIRELKNLVERTVLVSGKSLLDVEDFQTHLQGSTRKLDEKLLPSVGAMTLDELEANMIKKSMAYYQNNVSKVAKALGVSRGSLYRRLEKFNIPYDAAE; from the coding sequence ATGATTTTAATTATTGACGATGACCTGGCCGTGCGGGCCTCCCTGAGCTTGCTCCTGAAACAGGCCGGCTACACCACCGCCCAAGCCGACAGTCCCGAGGAAGCGCTGGCCGTCGTGCGCCGGCAGGTGCCGCAGTTGGTGCTTCTGGACATGAATTTCTCCATCAATACCACCGGTGAAGACGGCTTGCAACTGCTCGGGCAACTTAAGAAAGCGCACCCAACGCTACCGGTCATTTTGATTACGGGCTGGGGCTCCATCAACCTGGCCGTAGACGGCATTAAAGGCGGCGCCGCTGATTTCATCACCAAGCCCTGGAGCAATGATTACCTGCTGCAGGCGGTGAAGACTGCGTTGGACCTGGCCAAAACGCCGGTAGAGAAAAAACTTGGCAAACTCAGCCGCCCGCAACTAGACACCGAGTACGATTTCTCCATGATCGTGGGCGAAGACCCAGGCTTGCTGCAGGTGCTGCGCAACGTGGGCCAAATCAGCGCCACAGACGCATCAGTGTTGATTGAAGGCGACAGCGGCACGGGCAAAGAACTGATTGCCGAAGCCATCCATAAAAACAGCCACCGCAAGAAAGCGCCGTTTGTGAAGGTAAACCTGGGCGGCATTTCGGGGAGTTTGTTTGAGAGCGAGATGTTCGGGCACCGGCGCGGCGCGTTCACAGACGCCAAAGCCGACCGCGTAGGTCGGTTTGAGATGGCCAACAAAGGCACTATTTTCCTGGACGAGATTGGCGAACTGGACATGGCAAGCCAGGTGAAACTCCTGCGCGTGCTCCAGGATCGCACCTATGAAGTATTGGGCGACAGCCGCTCGCGCAGCTTAGATATCAGGGTTATTTGCGCCACCAATCGCAACCTGCAGGAAATGGTGCACGAAGGGAAATTCCGCGAAGACTTATATTATAGAATCAACCTGATCACCGTCAAACTGCCCGCGCTGCGTGAGCGGCCTCAAGACATTCCGTTGCTGGTGCAGCACTTCGTGAACAACCTCAAGAAAACCTACCACAAACAGGAACTGCAGGTGAGCAGCAAAGCCTTGAAATGGCTACGGGAACAGCCGCTGCCCGGCAACATCAGGGAACTGAAAAACCTGGTGGAGCGCACCGTGCTGGTGTCTGGCAAAAGCCTGCTAGATGTGGAGGATTTTCAGACGCACCTGCAGGGCAGCACGCGTAAGCTGGATGAAAAACTGTTGCCCAGCGTGGGCGCCATGACCTTAGATGAACTGGAGGCCAACATGATCAAAAAGTCCATGGCCTATTACCAGAACAACGTGAGCAAGGTGGCCAAAGCCCTGGGCGTGAGCCGCGGCTCTCTGTACCGACGGCTGGAAAAATTCAACATTCCGTATGACGCTGCGGAGTAA
- a CDS encoding ABC transporter permease → MLRHLFTLIWNRKKSNFLLISEIFFSFLVLFGVLSFGLYNYHNYTKPLGFAYDNVWSLSLRSASDSMAQNLLVQDQLMQRVRSFPEVEHAAFSSDNTPFSFSTMNSPLSYGNVKNLHANMYEVEDNYKEVFQLDVPQGRWFGPQDKTSLHQPIVINRMLKEQLFGKEEALGKLLPVDSSHYQVVGVADYFRAGSEYGAEEPAFFTRINRETTEEPRTWGNLLLRLKPGTGVAFEAKMMKELGSIAKGWTMEVTTLEKMRQNKSKMTLVPLLALGLVCGFLVFNVALGLFGVLWYNINRRYSEIGLRRAIGASSGQIRNQFVGEVLVIATFGLLLGLLLAVQFPLLDVFQLSPVIYWQSIGLAAVLIFLLAAVCALYPSQQAAKIYPAVALHEE, encoded by the coding sequence ATGTTACGCCATCTGTTTACCTTGATCTGGAACCGGAAGAAAAGCAACTTCCTGTTGATCTCTGAGATTTTCTTCTCGTTCCTGGTGCTGTTCGGAGTGCTGAGCTTCGGGCTGTACAATTACCACAACTACACCAAGCCGTTGGGGTTCGCCTATGATAATGTGTGGAGCCTGTCACTTAGGTCTGCCTCAGACTCCATGGCGCAGAACCTGCTGGTGCAAGACCAGCTGATGCAGCGGGTGCGGAGTTTTCCGGAGGTGGAGCACGCAGCTTTCTCCAGTGACAATACGCCGTTCTCTTTCTCCACCATGAACAGTCCGCTGTCTTACGGAAACGTGAAAAACCTGCACGCCAACATGTATGAAGTGGAGGACAACTACAAAGAGGTCTTTCAGCTGGACGTACCACAAGGGCGATGGTTTGGGCCACAGGATAAGACCTCCTTGCATCAACCCATTGTGATTAACAGAATGTTGAAGGAACAGTTGTTTGGTAAGGAAGAAGCGCTGGGCAAATTGCTGCCGGTTGATTCCAGCCACTACCAGGTGGTGGGCGTGGCGGATTACTTTAGGGCGGGTAGTGAATATGGCGCAGAAGAGCCCGCATTTTTTACCCGTATCAATAGAGAAACAACAGAGGAGCCACGCACGTGGGGAAATCTGCTGTTGCGCCTGAAGCCCGGTACCGGCGTGGCGTTTGAAGCTAAAATGATGAAAGAACTGGGCAGCATTGCCAAAGGCTGGACCATGGAAGTGACTACGCTGGAGAAAATGCGCCAGAATAAATCTAAGATGACGCTGGTGCCGTTGCTGGCCTTGGGGTTGGTCTGCGGATTTCTGGTGTTCAATGTTGCGCTGGGTTTGTTTGGCGTGCTCTGGTACAACATCAACCGCCGCTACTCAGAGATTGGGTTGCGCCGCGCCATTGGAGCTTCTTCGGGCCAGATCAGAAACCAGTTTGTGGGCGAAGTGCTGGTGATTGCCACCTTCGGGTTGTTACTGGGCTTGTTGTTGGCCGTGCAGTTCCCGTTGCTAGATGTGTTTCAATTGTCGCCGGTCATTTACTGGCAGAGCATTGGCTTGGCCGCCGTCTTGATATTTCTGCTGGCCGCGGTCTGCGCGTTGTACCCCAGCCAGCAAGCCGCCAAAATATATCCGGCGGTGGCGCTGCATGAAGAGTAA
- a CDS encoding TolC family protein, translating to MKKTLLYIVLASVLFMGETQAQQTATDALLARRLTLQETIDLALGSSIASKQAATNKTSSYWQYRTFKADYKPQVTLSGTLPDFSRSIIPVIQPDGTTDFRAVSLSNSDVGVSISQAVGLTGGQLFLTSQSQRFDDFNQGIRRYNSFPAIIGFRQPIFGYNALAWNRKVEPLRFQESERQFLEDRETIATVATQRFFDVLLEQVNYEMATKNVENNQALFKIAEEKHRLGRLSRNELLQLKLSLMNAQMAKAQASTELKTVAMQFAAYVGLPKGEKVAVQSPTVVPELQVEEQVALEQAQRNRKERFQFERKVLQAQQQVAEAKGKGGFNADLYATFGLTKSASNFSESYARPENQQQVILGFSVPLVDWGRQKASVKTAQANLQLTQYTVEQEQTAFEQSVYTQVNQIELLKARLQLTSSADSIAQERYDITKATFLVGRISITDLNIALQEKDQARRAYITALQDYWIAYYRLRALTLYDFELGKSLTP from the coding sequence ATGAAAAAGACTCTATTATATATAGTGCTGGCCTCGGTGCTTTTTATGGGGGAAACCCAGGCGCAACAAACTGCCACAGACGCATTGTTGGCCCGCAGGTTAACGCTCCAGGAAACCATTGATTTGGCCCTGGGTTCCTCCATTGCCAGCAAGCAGGCCGCCACCAACAAAACCAGCAGTTACTGGCAGTACCGCACGTTCAAAGCCGACTACAAACCGCAAGTCACGCTCAGCGGCACCTTGCCAGATTTCTCCCGCAGCATTATTCCCGTGATTCAGCCCGATGGCACCACAGATTTCAGGGCGGTGTCTTTGAGTAATTCAGATGTGGGCGTGTCCATTAGTCAGGCGGTGGGGTTAACGGGTGGGCAGCTGTTCCTCACTTCGCAGAGCCAGCGGTTTGATGATTTCAACCAGGGCATTCGGCGCTACAACAGTTTTCCGGCCATCATCGGGTTCAGGCAGCCCATCTTTGGGTACAACGCTCTGGCCTGGAACCGGAAAGTAGAACCGCTCCGCTTTCAGGAGTCTGAGCGGCAGTTCCTGGAAGACCGTGAGACCATTGCTACGGTTGCTACCCAGCGCTTTTTTGATGTGTTATTGGAGCAGGTGAATTACGAGATGGCCACCAAGAACGTGGAAAACAACCAGGCCCTGTTCAAGATTGCCGAAGAAAAACATAGGTTGGGCCGCCTCTCCCGGAACGAGCTGCTGCAACTGAAACTGAGTTTGATGAACGCCCAGATGGCCAAGGCCCAGGCTTCTACTGAACTCAAAACCGTGGCCATGCAGTTCGCTGCTTACGTGGGCTTGCCCAAAGGCGAAAAAGTGGCCGTGCAATCGCCCACCGTGGTGCCAGAATTACAAGTTGAAGAACAAGTAGCCCTGGAACAAGCCCAACGTAACCGCAAAGAACGCTTTCAATTTGAACGCAAAGTGCTGCAAGCCCAACAGCAAGTAGCTGAGGCGAAAGGCAAAGGCGGGTTCAACGCAGATCTGTACGCCACCTTCGGGTTGACCAAAAGCGCCAGCAACTTCTCTGAAAGCTACGCCCGTCCTGAGAACCAACAGCAAGTGATCCTGGGGTTCAGCGTACCCCTGGTAGATTGGGGCCGCCAGAAAGCCAGCGTGAAAACCGCCCAGGCCAACCTGCAACTCACCCAATACACGGTAGAACAGGAACAGACCGCCTTCGAGCAAAGTGTCTACACCCAGGTAAACCAGATTGAATTACTCAAGGCGCGGCTGCAACTCACCTCGTCGGCTGATTCCATTGCCCAGGAACGCTATGACATTACCAAGGCCACGTTTCTGGTGGGGCGCATCAGCATCACAGACCTGAATATTGCTTTGCAAGAAAAAGACCAGGCCCGCCGTGCCTACATCACCGCCCTGCAAGATTACTGGATTGCCTACTACCGCCTTCGAGCGCTTACTTTATATGATTTTGAGCTAGGTAAAAGCCTCACCCCCTAA